The Halobacteriovoraceae bacterium genomic interval TGACGTTGAGTTTCATGTGGAGTTTTTAAAGTGAATCATAAACGAGAAAAAATCATTGCCTTAATTTTTGGCTTACTGGCAATAGGATTCGGAGCCATGACGATAAAGTCTGGGGGTTTTGCTCTTTTTGGTGGCATAGAGGGAAAAGAATTTGCTGGTAAATATGTCCCATTTGTACTTTGGTTTAATTTTATTGCAGGGTTTTTCTATGTAATATCTGGAATTGGTATCACCTTAAGAACCAAGTGGGCCTTAAAAATATCCTTTGCTTTAGCAATCTTAACATCGTTAGTATTTATTGCTTTTGGTGTTCATACTTTCTTAGGAAATCCCTATGAAATGAGAACAGTTGGTGCAATGACTGTGCGCACTGTATTTTGGGTAATGATTTCTGTATTTTTAGTAAAAATATCACACAAAAGAAATAGTGGAATCCCACTGTAGTCAATCCTAGGGTAAGAAGATACTTACCCTAGGAAAATTTTCAATCATCAATTTCCGATTTGATGATCTCGGCTGTTACAGGGCTAAAGTAAACTTCAACTTTTTGCCCTTGTGGATTTCTGCCATAAATTTCATAACAAGTACCGGGCTGTTTAAATTTTCGGATTTTATAGCCTTTTTTAACCATTTTTGCTTTAAAATCTGATTCGCTCATCCATTTACTTTTTGGTTCAGAAGTACAGTTTTTTTTGGCATAAACTTGAGTGGTTAAGGTTAACATTGCAGCGATTAAAATTACTTTTGCTTTCATTTTTTTCTCCGATTGTTTGGTTTTTTCATCATGTATCCACTATGGAGCAATTTCAGATATTTTATAATGGGCAAATGACCTAATGACTTGAAATTTAGGACTTTAAGTCATCCGCCCCATGTATTTTTCATGGAAATATTCGATATTGGGATTAGGTCAAAAGGAGATTTCTATGGAAAATTCAAAAGCTTATGATTTGCCTGTCAGAATATTTCACTGGGCGTTTGCACTACTATTTGTGATGTCATTTTCGATCGCTAAACTAATTGATGATGACTCAGCGCTCTGCTCCTACCACATGTTATCAGGGATTCTAATGGTATCCATCGTGATACTAAGGATTGTCTGGGGATTGGTGGGGTCAAAAAATTCAAGATTCAGCTCTTTTAAGTTGAGACCTTCGGAGTTGATTGCTTATATGAAATCAGTGGTCTCGAATAAGTCTCAAAGATATTTAGGGCACAATCCAGCATCAAGTTATGCAGCCATTCTCATGATGATTTTTACTTTGGGGATTGGTTTTTCCGGCTTGATGATGAGCTTAAGAATTAATAAGCATTTTTTTGAGGAAATTCATGAATTACTTGCGAATGGCTTTTTAGTTGTAGTTCTTTTTCATATAGCAGGTGTTCTTTTACATCAATTTAAACACAATGATGGGATGATCTTTAGTATGCTTAACGGGAAAAAAGCTAAAATAGATGATGAAAGTGAGATAAAATCAAATCACCCTTTAGTGGCAATTGTTTTTGTCATATTTTTAATTGGGATGGGAAGTTACATATTAAAAAGCTTTGATGGAAATACGGGAAAGCTGAATGCCTTTGGGGCCCAACTTCAATTAGGTGAGAATGAGCACGATGAACACAAGGATGAGAGAGAGAGTTTTGTAAATGAAGAACATGACGATGACGATGATAATGAGGAAGATGACGACTAGGAAAGTTAAATGAATAAAAAAGAAAGACTTATAATTTCTGGTATTTTACTACTTATCAGTTTAATGACGACATTTGACCTTCTGACTGATCTTAAGGAAGGGGTTGTTTGGTGGCATGTTGCTATTGAGGGAAGTGTCGCTGTAATAGCATTAATTGGTGTTTATTTTCTAATTAAGGGAACATTTACATTAAGAAAATCACTAAAAAAGGAAAGAGAGTTATCGGCTATGCTCACTGAAGAAAACTCTCACTGGAAAGAAAGCTCAAAAAAGTTTCTAGACGGCTTGAGTAAGTCAATTGATACTCAGCTGGAAAAATGGCAACTTACTAAATCTGAAAAAGAAGTGGCATTTTTATTAATTAAAGGTTTTAGCTTAAAAGAGATTGCTGAGTATAGGTCAACAGCAGAAAAAACTACACGGGCACAGGCGACTTCAATTTATGCAAAATCAGGAGTATCTGGACGCTCTCAATTATCAGCATTTTTCCTTGAAGACTTGCTGATTCCACAATCCGAAATTTAGGGGTAGTTATTTCTTCGTCATCCTTTTAGTAAAGCTCTCTAACGTAGGAAGTCCCATATGAACTTTAATGATGGTTTCCTTCTTTATCACCCTAGTTGAAATGTTCAAAACAGTAGTACCTGAAATCACGGTAAATATAATCGCAAGAAATATCTCAATTAACGCACGCATGCTAGTCCTCCCTTCTCTTAAGCTCTCGCTTAACAATGTCTTTTACTGTCGACGGATACCATGACCCACCGAGTTTAGTTGGTATGTTTTTATCGTTTAAGTATTCAGAGATTCGCTTGAATGAATAACCTTTCTCTCGAAGGGAAATCATTTTTTCAATTACCTTTTGTTCTCCTTTATGAACTACACGCGTAGTCCCAATAAGCTTTTCACCGAAGCGAAGAGTAGGTGCTTTCACTTCTTCTTTTTTGAATCCAAGGGCACGAGTTGCATCACTTATTGAAGAGTGTCAATTTTAATTGAAAATTCCCCATTTATTTCATTTGAAAATTCCCCACTACTAAGTAAAAAATATATTAATTTCTTTTTAATTGATCTTTTCTGTCCTTTAATCGATAGCTTTCACCTTTAACATTCACAACTGTACAGTGATGTAAAAGTCTATCTAAAACAGCAGATGCAATTACATTGTCTCCAAAAATACTACCCCATTCAGAAAAGCTTTTATTAGAGGTTAATATTATTGAATGCTTTTCATATCGTTTTGATATTAATTGAAAAAACAGATTTGCCCCTTGTTTATCAAATGGTAGATAGCCTACTTCATCGATAATTAGAACTTTGTACTTGGTTAATGTTTTTAGTTTCGTTGCTAAATTATTTTCAAACTGTGATCTATTAAGTGCTGTGATCAATTCGTGGCAATTCATATAGTAACAACTATATTTGTTTCTAACGGCATCCATTCCGAGAGCTATTGATAAATGAGTTTTTCCAACACCTGGTGGCCCTAGTAGTATTACGTTCTCTCCATTTTCTACAAAACGCATTGTCCTCAGTTCATTTATGGTTTTTACATCAATAGAAGGTTGATAATTAAAATCAAATTGTTCAAATGTTTTCCGATAAGGGAATCCCGCAACATTTGTTCTCATTTTAAGCGATTTTTCATCCTTGTGACATCTTTCTTCATTCACTAGATAATCTAATGCTTCTGTTATTGATGCTTGCTCTTTTACTGCTCGTTCTAGATAATTATCTAAAATTTCAGAAATTTTTGTCAGCTTTAATGCCTCTAAATTTTGATTAAGTCTTTCATAGGAAAAGTTCATTGTAATACTCCTTGATAAAAATTTAAGTCTCTTTCTTCAACATTGATATTTAAATCGACGCCAGAAACAGTATGAATCTCATTATTAGTTTTTTTGCTTTCTTTAATTTTTGGGCGATAACCAGAACCATATCGTTTTTCTGCAAGTCCATCTAAATGTTCCGGGTTAGTTATATAAATAGTTCCTAATTCGTTTATGGTATGTTCAGCAATAATTTTTTCTCGATAATAAACAATTATATTTTCTTCACTCAATTTTATTGCGACTTCTTTGTTTACGTATTGATAGGGAACTGAATATTTTTTTGAAAATAAATTAAAATGAGAATCAATAAAAACTTTTCGATAATATATTTTTGATAGATCAAAATATTTATTTTCAACTGTTATTAAGTTTTCATGCTTTAATCTATCAAATGGTTTTTCTTTTATTGTTGAATGAACCTGATTATTAACTTCATTTAACCAGTCTAAGGCCTTACTGTTGAGGTCCTTCAGTGATTTAAATGTTTCCTCATCAAAAAATGAAGTTCGAACATATTTAACAGTGTTTTCAACTTTTCCTTTGGTATTAGGTTTATAAGGGCGTGCTAAAATTGGATTAAAACCATAATAAACGTAAGTCGTCGACACTACCCGTTGGTTTAGGCAATTTTTTCTGATTGTTGGTTTTTGTATT includes:
- a CDS encoding PepSY domain-containing protein, encoding MKAKVILIAAMLTLTTQVYAKKNCTSEPKSKWMSESDFKAKMVKKGYKIRKFKQPGTCYEIYGRNPQGQKVEVYFSPVTAEIIKSEIDD
- a CDS encoding cytochrome b/b6 domain-containing protein encodes the protein MENSKAYDLPVRIFHWAFALLFVMSFSIAKLIDDDSALCSYHMLSGILMVSIVILRIVWGLVGSKNSRFSSFKLRPSELIAYMKSVVSNKSQRYLGHNPASSYAAILMMIFTLGIGFSGLMMSLRINKHFFEEIHELLANGFLVVVLFHIAGVLLHQFKHNDGMIFSMLNGKKAKIDDESEIKSNHPLVAIVFVIFLIGMGSYILKSFDGNTGKLNAFGAQLQLGENEHDEHKDERESFVNEEHDDDDDNEEDDD
- a CDS encoding recombinase family protein, whose translation is MKAPTLRFGEKLIGTTRVVHKGEQKVIEKMISLREKGYSFKRISEYLNDKNIPTKLGGSWYPSTVKDIVKRELKRRED
- a CDS encoding transposase; this encodes MSTTYVYYGFNPILARPYKPNTKGKVENTVKYVRTSFFDEETFKSLKDLNSKALDWLNEVNNQVHSTIKEKPFDRLKHENLITVENKYFDLSKIYYRKVFIDSHFNLFSKKYSVPYQYVNKEVAIKLSEENIIVYYREKIIAEHTINELGTIYITNPEHLDGLAEKRYGSGYRPKIKESKKTNNEIHTVSGVDLNINVEERDLNFYQGVLQ
- a CDS encoding response regulator transcription factor, translating into MNKKERLIISGILLLISLMTTFDLLTDLKEGVVWWHVAIEGSVAVIALIGVYFLIKGTFTLRKSLKKERELSAMLTEENSHWKESSKKFLDGLSKSIDTQLEKWQLTKSEKEVAFLLIKGFSLKEIAEYRSTAEKTTRAQATSIYAKSGVSGRSQLSAFFLEDLLIPQSEI
- a CDS encoding ATP-binding protein, which gives rise to MNFSYERLNQNLEALKLTKISEILDNYLERAVKEQASITEALDYLVNEERCHKDEKSLKMRTNVAGFPYRKTFEQFDFNYQPSIDVKTINELRTMRFVENGENVILLGPPGVGKTHLSIALGMDAVRNKYSCYYMNCHELITALNRSQFENNLATKLKTLTKYKVLIIDEVGYLPFDKQGANLFFQLISKRYEKHSIILTSNKSFSEWGSIFGDNVIASAVLDRLLHHCTVVNVKGESYRLKDRKDQLKRN